A window from Nycticebus coucang isolate mNycCou1 chromosome X, mNycCou1.pri, whole genome shotgun sequence encodes these proteins:
- the GPR173 gene encoding probable G-protein coupled receptor 173, with protein MANTTGEPEEVSGSLSPPSASAYVKLVLLGLIMCVSLAGNAILSLLVLKERALHKAPYYFLLDLCLADGIRSAVCFPFVLASVRHGSSWTFSALSCKIVAFMAVLFCFHAAFMLFCISVTRYMAIAHHRFYAKRMTLWTCAAVICMAWTLSVAMAFPPVFDVGTYKFIQEEDQCIFEHRYFKANDTLGFMLMLAVLMAATHAVYGKLLLFEYRHRKMKPVQMVPAISQNWTFHGPGATGQAAANWIAGFGRGPMPPTLLGIRQNGHAASRRLLGMDEVKGEKQLGRMFYAITLLFLLLWSPYIVACYWRVFVKACTVPHRYLATAVWMSFAQAAVNPIVCFLLNKDLKKCLRTHAPCCSTGGAPAPREPYCVM; from the coding sequence ATGGCCAACACCACTGGAGAGCCTGAGGAGGTGAGCGGTTCACTGTCCCCACCGTCAGCATCGGCTTATGTGAAGCTGGTGCTGCTGGGACTGATCATGTGTGTGAGCCTGGCGGGCAATGCAATCTTGTCCCTGCTGGTGCTCAAGGAGCGTGCCCTGCACAAGGCTCCTTACTACTTTCTGTTGGACTTGTGCCTGGCTGATGGCATACGTTCTGCCGTCTGCTTCCCTTTTGTGCTGGCTTCTGTGCGTCACGGCTCCTCGTGGACCTTCAGTGCACTCAGCTGCAAGATTGTGGCCTTTATGGCTGTGCTTTTTTGCTTCCATGCGGCCTTCATGCTGTTCTGCATCAGTGTCACCCGCTACATGGCCATTGCCCACCACCGCTTCTATGCCAAGCGCATGACCCTCTGGACATGTGCAGCTGTCATCTGTATGGCCTGGACCCTGTCTGTGGCCATGGCCTTCCCACCTGTCTTCGATGTGGGCACCTACAAGTTTATCCAGGAGGAGGACCAATGCATCTTTGAGCATCGCTACTTCAAAGCCAATGACACACTGGGCTTCATGCTTATGTTGGCTGTGCTCATGGCAGCCACACATGCTGTCTATGGCAAGCTGCTCCTCTTCGAGTATCGTCACCGCAAGATGAAGCCAGTGCAGATGGTACCAGCCATCAGCCAGAACTGGACATTCCATGGCCCTGGGGCCACAGGCCAGGCTGCTGCCAACTGGATCGCTGGCTTTGGCCGTGGGCCCATGCCACCAACTCTACTGGGTATCCGGCAGAATGGGCATGCAGCCAGCCGGCGGCTGCTGGGCATGGACGAGGTCAAGGGTGAAAAGCAGCTGGGCCGTATGTTCTACGCGATCACACTGCTCTTCCTGCTCCTCTGGTCACCCTACATTGTGGCCTGCTACTGGCGAGTGTTTGTGAAAGCCTGCACCGTGCCCCACCGCTACTTGGCCACTGCTGTTTGGATGAGCTTCGCCCAGGCTGCTGTCAACCCGATTGTCTGCTTCCTGCTCAACAAGGACCTCAAGAAGTGCCTGAGGACTCATGCCCCATGCTGCAGCACAGGAGGTGCCCCTGCTCCCAGAGAACCCTACTGTGTCATGTGA